A DNA window from Gorilla gorilla gorilla isolate KB3781 chromosome 19, NHGRI_mGorGor1-v2.1_pri, whole genome shotgun sequence contains the following coding sequences:
- the S100Z gene encoding protein S100-Z yields MPTQLEMAMDTMIRIFHRYSGKERKRFKLSKGELKLLLQRELTEFLSCQKETQLVDKIVQDLDANKDNEVDFNEFVVMVAALTVACSDYFVEQLKKKGK; encoded by the exons ATGCCCACCCAGCTCGAGATGGCCATGGACACCATGATTAGAATCTTCCACCGCTATTCTGGCAAGGAAAGGAAGAGATTCAAGCTCAGCAAGGGGGAACTGAAACTGCTCCTGCAGCGAGAGCTCACGGAATTCCTCTCG TGCCAAAAGGAAACCCAGTTGGTTGATAAGATAGTGCAGGACCTGGATGCCAATAAGGACAATGAAGTGGATTTTAATGAATTCGTGGTCATGGTGGCAGCTCTGACAGTTGCTTGTAGTGATTACTTTGTAGAACAattgaagaagaaaggaaaataa